The DNA segment CGATATTTGTTTGATGTTTAAGTTGAGTGTTTATTAAGAATAAGACTGGAGTTTGCTTTTTATAAACAGAGGAATAGAATGGGGGGGGTCTGAAAATGTGTGGGGGTGAAAGGGGGGCTGTGCTCAGTCAATGAAGGGGAGATGAAAATGAACTTCTGATTTCACTGTGGTGGgcaagagaaagacaaagaaatggTGGGCATCAATACCACGTGATTAGTAATGTGTGGAGTAGGAGGAGAGTAAGGGGGGAGTAGTGGGGGTCTGATGTACGGATCTGCTGTTTAGTCTGAAATGTGGCTTTTTTTTCAATTGACTATGTATGTTATGTGTgagttttttgcttttgtttacaataaaggttactttaaaaagtaaatctatctatctatctatctatctatctatctatctatctatctatctatctatctatctatctatctatctatctatctattatatagtgcctttctctatctatctatctatctatctatctatctatctatctatctatctatctatctatctatctatctatctatctatctattatatagtgctttcatctatctatctatctatctatatctatctatctatctatctatctatctatctatctatctatctattatatagtgccttttatctatctatctatctatctatctatctatctatctatctatctatctatctatctattatatagtgcctttcatctatctatctattatctatctatctatctatctatctatctatctatctatctatctatctatctatctatctatcatatagtgcctttcatctatctatctatctatctatctatctatctatctatctatctatctatctatctatctatctatctattatatagtgcctttcatctatctatctatctatctatctatctatctatctatctatctatctatctatctatctatctatctatctatctatctatctatctatctatctatctattatatagtgcctttcatctatctatctattatctatctatctatctatctatctatctatctatctatctatctatcatatagtgcctttcatctatctatctatctatctatctatctatctatctatctatctatctatctatctatctatctatctatctatctatctattatatagtgcctttcatctatctatctatctatctatctatctatctatctatctatctatctatctatctatctatctattatatagtgcctttcatctatctatctatctatctatctatctatctatctatctatctatctatctatctatctatctatctatctatctatctatctatctatctatctatctatcttgacagTCCAGTTCTCTTCTTGTGGCCTCAAGTGTCCATCACAATCCCCAGCACTTTCTATTAGTTTCTGATTTCAGTTGTCCCCCCTTGTGACCCTTagtgacaaagtgacatttgcTCAGCCCCTCTCTGACGTCACTTTTCTGCTCCTGATGTCCACGTGCTcctctgttggtgtcctgcacATCAGACTTGTGACGTGACCCCATTGTCGTGTATTCTACCCTCACAGCTCGAGTCTCGCTTGTTTCTTAGACAAATCGTCACTTGATTGATGACAATGGTGTCACCCTTTATTACAACGCTGGCACCTTGAACAGGGGACATGTCCTCATTTGAATGTTCAAAGTGTCTGCAGACATCGGCCTTAACCAGCGTATCCTAATGTGACATTGAGGACACACAAATGACGGGGGTCCTAAACATGGGGACAGCTGCAGTGGACAccaatactctttaatgtcacacacgtcattgtcattgtcacagagtgacatttttaggatttatttagtaacgtgtgttgttttattgtttgccCTGAAGAAGTCATTGAGAGAATCGCGTTGGCCCTCAGACTGTGAGGTTTATGTGGTCGGACCTCGAGAAGCAGGACCCCTCAAACAGGCTGCCATGGGGGCTTCACTTGTGTCTTCAGAACTAAAAGGATTTGCTTGTGATTAGGACTGAGCTATGAAGAGAcaattgtttggttttctttcacattctctcatattctgtctgttttttatgggatgtgttgttgttcttttgatttgtttcctgaTCTTCACAGGTGTGTTAATGCTGGTGGTCCGGACTGCTGAATTCCTGATGATTCTCGTCCTTTTCTGAGCCCCTGACGTGTTCTTCTTGTGAtcttctgattcttttctctttcggtggcccagctgctgttcttcttgtctttttcttctttaattttctgtgtggTTTGATGTCACTGAGATGTCAATTGTGTCATTACTAACACATACCAGCAGGTGGCGATGCTAGCAGGTCACTCTGCCATTTTGCTCTGAATGGGCAGCTCAGGTCAGAGGAGAGCTGGAAGTGGACAACAGTGGTCAGCAGTAATGGGGGTCACTTCACAGTCCACTCAGACCACCTCTGTGCCCAGGGGACTGGACTTTGGGATGCTGAGTGTCCATTCAGAGCTCGTCCACTGGCTTTATTACAAATTaggagagaaataagaaaactgaggtcACCATCAGTGAGGCCTTTAGTGGACTGAGGTCAGCTGGTCAGTGTCACCTGTCAGCATGTGACGTGTGAGTGTcagaagtgtcacatgtcagTCCTGTCCACCCTGTCCATTATGTCACTGATCACACAGTCAGTCCAGTCTTTGTAACAATAGACAGTCAGAGTGTCCTCATCGTCTAAGTGGTCTGACATCAGGAGAGCCCACCATGACAGACACTCGAGTGTCGCGCTCTCCGATGTCCAGCAGTGACTGGCGTGTCTAACAGGAATCTGTGGATGGGGTCCTGCAAATCAGTCAAAGCCCCTCCATGTGCTGAGTCCTCAGTTAGAGACACAAATCCAAGGTGGTCCCTCCGCTGTCATCGGCTTTGACAAGTCTGTGTGGACCCTCGAGTGCAGGACACTATCAGCCTCATGTCCTTCACATTCCTGTCCAGTGTCCACATGTCACTTTGAGTGACTTGTCACCAGTCAGTGTGTCAGGAAGGCAGAAGACcctgtcaggtatatagcgccttaccttaTAAGGACAGCGGTGGTCTCAGGGTCAAAGTGCATTTCAGTGAAGACAGCGCAGTCATTGAGCCCTTGTGCtgtgtgtccttctgtctgtctgtctgtcctcactcgtctctcttcttcttcacagGTTGGACTCTTGTGGTCTCAACTCGGCctgctgctcagctctctcctcggtCCTCTCGTCTCCAAACTCACAGCTGACTGAACTAGACCTGAGCAACAACAACCTGGGAGATTCAGGGGCTCGTCAGCTGAGTGAGGGGCTCAGGAGTGACAACTGTAAATTAGTGACACTGGGGTGAGTAAagaggggtgggggtggggggtctgAATGTGTCATTGATGGGTGGGCTGATCACATGACAACACATAGAGTGACCAGAGTGACAGTGACAAGTGGGGCTGACTGAGGTGACAGACAGGAAGGACACCAAAGAtaaggagagacagacagaggaagATGAGGAGGAGGGGGAGTGTGAGATGGACAATAGAAAGAAGAAATGGACAGCAGCTGACTGACCAGCCAGAGACAGGGGGACAATGACACGGGGGGATCAGGACAGCAGTCAGTGTGGACAGGAGGAGAAGGGGACATGACAGTCTGGGCGCTGAGGGTCATTTGGAACAaacaagaaagagcagagcagcagACACGGGGATCAGTGGACAAGAGGAAGAAACAAGATGGAGGATGAGAGACGAGCAGGAGATGaaatgagagaagacatgaaagtgaggaggagaagaagagaaaatgaagagAGACGGAGcactagagagacagacaggaagTGACCGCAGGGGGACAAAGGGGACAACAGCACGTCAACTTGACAGACCACCGTCTTTATGAAATGTGACGTGACCAGCAGGCATTCAGAGGATGTTGATCAATCGGTGAGTGGACTGAGTGACTGACAGGCTGACACCCACATCATGTGACTTAGATGACCACAGACACTGAGAGGAATTCTGGGTGACATCAGGGGGCGTGTCAGTGTGACAGGGCAGTGTGTGTGTGGCGCCCCCTGCtgtttgtaactcacacttgtgCCTCCTCACAGGCTGCAGAACAACGAGATCAGTGAGAGTGAGGAGAGGAACCTGTGGTCACTAGAGGAGAAGCTGAGGAGGTCTGGACATCAGCTGACTATCAGTACATGAGAAGACCAGCTCTGGTGATCAGACTGACCCCTGTCAGTGACGAAGCCCCCCGTCCACTCTCCCCTAAATtctcctctttcttctttttcttctcctctcaGCTCTGCTCCTCATTTAATAAACTCTCCATGTCCCCTCAGCCTGTGTGCTCCTCCTTTAacgtcacttttatttttaacaccttGAGACCCTCAACTGGTGACAAAACTCAAGCAGACTCGGACCTGCAGACCCCTGAGTTTCACCACTAGAGGCAGTAAAGCAGTGGGGGGGGGGTCATCCTGTAAAAAGCCCCCCAAGTCGCCTGTCCCACCGAGGAGCAAAGAGAGGTGGACAGTCCAGCTGTGGGGTGACAGGGGGCCTGAGGCTGTAGTGACACTGGGGACGAGGCTgtgacaaaccctggacaggactctGGTCCATCACAGGACGCCATCAGCGCTCATCTCCATCATCACTCTGTGTCatttgaacccgtgtctgctcCATGTCCCCTAAGTCCTGTCTGCCACCTGCTGATTCTCCTTTGGTGACACTTTAACTCCCACGAGGCtcagttttgattttcattttcttttttattccgtCGTCTCCACTTCACCGTCCCCTCCAGTCGTGTCCGCGTAGTGAGCAGCGGCCTGAACAAGTGAGCcgttacaaagaaataaaagaaaagacaagGAGAACATGGAGGAGTGTGGAGATGGGATGGACTGGCGCAGTCCAGGGTGGGGTCCTGACTTGATGTGGACAGAAAGCCACTGAGGGACCACCACCTGAAATGGACTGAgggggcttagaaaatggatggacaaacagAGGGAAATAAACTAAACTGGGAATTAagaaagaaactgggaaatgaaatAAGAGTGGGAGTGGGATGAGGGACTAAAGGAAACAAGTGGGGGACCCCAGCCTGAGGGTGGGCTTCTATAGGACAGCTGGGTAAGAAAAAGAGgaacagaaacaagaaaacaaacagaGAGATGAATAAGAGGGGCAAGGAGGAGAGAGTTAGAAAGTGAAGGACAGTCAGTGACACGAGGGGGTCGAGGacagatgaggaggaggaggaggtcatCTGTTTATCACAAATCACAGCAGGATTGTCTGTGAGGGGTTTACAGTCGGTGGTCAGGGGGCCGAGATGAACTGTAGGAGTACAAGTGAGGTCAGAAGGTCCAGAACACACAAGGTCTGTTTGTATGTCATGTAGACGAAGAGAATGAGGTGACCTTCATGTCTTAATGTTTTCTGGACATTTCAATAAAGGGTTAAGAGAATTGGTTTGGATCTGCTGAGTGGAAAATACGTCAGAGTGTCATCTGTGTAGCCGTGGAGAGAAATATCGagttatttaaaaatggataCTAAGAGGAAcatctacagtaaaataaagaatAGGACACAGAATAGAGAGGGGCCGAGGATGAGGAGGAGAGGTGGACCACCCTGACTAAAAGCCTCTGCCTGTGAGGTGTGACTGAGCCAAGACGGGCGATGAGGATGTCATGGTCAGCTGGGTCAAATACTGCAGTCAGAGCTAACAGCAACAGGACAGCCGGACCCCCAGAGTCTCttattaaaaagacaaggaatgggAGACAGCAGAGAGAGGccatatctacagaaaatgaagaagaaaagccaACAGACAACACGACAAGGGCAGACATTTGTGTTTCTAAGGTCAGTCGTCTTGTAGGAGACATTAGTGCCATCTTGACTAGCATCATCTGTAGTGTCTGTCCTGGGGTGAGAGGAGATCTTCATGGACAAAAAGACTACCAGACCTTCACTCCGCTGAGCCTCAGTTCAGGTTTGAGCAGATCAGTGACACGTGTGAGTCAGTGTGAAGACGTAAAGATGGACGACATCCTCAGTTATTGGTGACAAAGAGCAGCTGGCTCCATCACTGTGACTGCTGTGATTTGTGAATGTGACTCactgttaataaaatatgaaataagagAAACTGTGACAACGGACCCTTTGATGAAGTGACTTGAGAAGTTTCAAATGTCCTAACATCCAAACCAGCTGAGCGAGTCACCAAACACACCGGAGTATCACGTCACCCACGCCCGTCACTTTCTGTCCTCGCAGCCCCTCACCTCCCTACCTGCTCGTCGTCTTCTCCTCTTTACTGCTCTTTGTATTCTGAAGTGTAATAAACACAAGTGTGCTGAGGTACGAGAAATAAACTTGGGCCAGGACTGAAGATATTTAGATTTCAAATGTGTGACGCTGGAGCAACTCATTCTGTGCTAAATGTATTTAAACTGTACACAATATCAACTTCATTTGTGTTAAACGTACTACAGTGGGACTATTGGAAGTGTACTTCaggaaaattaaattgtattgctttatatatacttttaaaaaatcaacaCAATCTTACAATAGATTTAGAATGAACTTTTATCAATTACAAGTGCACTATTattacaggtggcacagtgggtagcgctgctgcctcgcagttaggagacccgtctgggttcactgccagagtcctccctgtgtggagtttgcatgttctcaccgtgtctgcgtgggtttcttcccacagtccaaagacatgcaggtgaggtggattggcgatcctaaattatgctgtgtgtgtgtgtgtgtgtgtgtgtgtgtgtgtgtcctgcggtggactggcgccctgcccggggtttgttcactgccttgtgccctgtgctgtctgggattgggtccagcagaccaccgtgaccctgtagttaggatatagaaggttgggtaatggatggatggatacatttgtcaaatattacattaaatacattaaaaactttAATTGTACATTATCTTTAATTGTTACATATTTacaataaacttaaaatattttttttctactatATGATcactataattatattttaagtgaataataaatgtccttgaaatagttaaaaaactaaatttatagtttaattattagcacattataaataaacttaaaaatataactaaaataaCACTTTTATTACGTGTAATCTGTTACAGTCATTCTCTGTATATTATGAATACAGTAACAATTTCAAACTGGTacaatatatcccataataaaatGAATGTCTATGTAAACTGAATGAAAGTCAGCCTTTATTTTCTAATAATTATCACATTTCTTTATAATCCCTGAGGTCACTCGGCTTCACCCCAAAGTACAACAATGTCAAT comes from the Erpetoichthys calabaricus chromosome 4, fErpCal1.3, whole genome shotgun sequence genome and includes:
- the LOC114641979 gene encoding NACHT, LRR and PYD domains-containing protein 3-like, whose amino-acid sequence is MDSCGLTSACCSALSSVLSSPNSRLTYLNLTNNNNLGDSGAHQLSEGLRSDNCKLEALVLDSCGLNSACCSALSSVLSSPNSQLTELDLSNNNLGDSGARQLSEGLRSDNCKLVTLGLQNNEISESEERNLWSLEEKLRRSGHQLTIST